Proteins encoded together in one Scyliorhinus canicula chromosome 21, sScyCan1.1, whole genome shotgun sequence window:
- the gtf3c4 gene encoding general transcription factor 3C polypeptide 4 isoform X2: MAAMAAASAKKKSGGSPAGGRAVATSKREPSVKLQYPVSGPEPLNWSEDNRLSITTGKNIYVLEQICDIHNNGLDMVIHRTSVPAPSQSCSLKVGSQAEVSGCKEKFLSKKDPTLSHSLMMDRVFNPEGGALSPLRGFKFTSWSPLGCDFNGRCLLASLTLDNRLSIQVNVNRLQWTPALDITEVYGEMLYENKYGHLDADLGEELKNFSEFQRRHYMQTPVRMEWSSICNTQRVKANNECEDVGTVLLAVLLENGDVVIWQFQIPFHGKGSIIACSTIESGINDPSVLAWWEYEHGSRKMSGLIVGSSKGPVKILPVNLKAVKGYFTLRQPVVLWQEMDQLPVHNIRCISLYHPYQKCSCSLVVAARGTYVFWCLLLISKAGLNVHNSHVTGLHILPIVSLTANKQTASFYTCSVDGTIRKLTPLFTDVAVKFDHTLIKLPESIGTVRLHGICLSPNNAYLALVTAEGINNGLHPASRTYQVQFITLTTPEEAASKMLESSIHNLFKQVDLLDLVRWRVLTEKRIPPELDEALDHKLQTNPSNYLWRLRLFLLKVLFQTLQKTPSESLWKPIQHESKILLCDNPALLGEDSRQPDEAETSTKGSQPSREVRSQAEDLTVDPKEGNDEDQIRERVARKLIAIQTNIEVVELHLTREHMKRVLGEVYLHTWITENTSVPTRGICDFLTSDSSYDDRTAKNERE, from the exons ATGGCGGCGATGGCTGCGGCCTCGGCCAAGAAGAAGAGTGGCGGCAGCCCGGCTGGAGGCCGGGCGGTGGCGACCAGCAAGCGGGAGCCCAGCGTCAAGCTGCAGTACCCGGTGAGCGGGCCCGAGCCGCTCAACTGGTCCGAGGACAACCGGCTCTCCATCACCACCGGCAAAAACATCTATGTCCTGGAGCAGATCTGCGACATCCACAACAACGGGCTGGACATGGTGATCCACAGGACCTCGGTCCCTGCGCCCAGCCAGAGCTGCTCTCTCAAG GTTGGCTCTCAGGCAGAAGTAAGTGGCTGCAAGGAAAAGTTCCTGAGTAAAAAAGATCCAACACTAAGCCATTCCCTAATGATGGACAGAGTCTTTAATCCTGAAGGGGGTGCTTTATCGCCATTGCGAGGGTTTAAATTTACCAGCTGGTCTCCCTTGGGTTGTGACTTCAATGGAAGGTGTCTATTGGCATCTTTGACACTGGACAATAGACTGTCCATCCAGGTGAATGTGAACAGGTTGCAGTGGACGCCAGCTTTAGACATTACAGAGGTATATGGTGAGATGCTGTACGAGAACAAATATGGGCATTTGGATGCGGACCTGGGTGAAGAGTTGAAGAATTTCTCTGAGTTCCAAAGGAGACATTATATGCAGACTCCTGTTAGGATGGAATGGTCCAGTATCTGCAACACCCAGCGTGTAAAAGCCAATAATGAGTGTGAAGACGTGGGCACTGTACTGTTGGCCGTCCTACTTGAAAATGGTGACGTTGTTATATGGCAGTTTCAAATCCCATTTCATGGCAAAGGTTCTATCATTGCATGCAGCACCATTGAATCAGGTATTAATGACCCAAGTGTTCTGGCATGGTGGGAATATGAGCATGGTAGTCGCAAAATGAGCGGGCTGATTGTTGGCAGTTCCAAAGGACCTGTCAAGATTCTGCCAGTCAACTTGAAAGCAGTGAAAGGATACTTCACACTCAGACAACCAGTGGTTCTTTGGCAAGAGATGGATCAGTTACCTGTGCACAATATTAGATGTATCTCTCTCTACCACCCCTATCAGAAGTGTAGCTGCAGCCTGGTTGTGGCAGCCAGAGGAACCTATGTTTTCTGGTGCCTGCTATTGATATCCAAAGCTGGACTGAATGTTCACAATTCTCATGTGACAGGCCTCCACATTCTACCCATTGTTTCTCTGACAGCCAACAAGCAAACTGCAAGTTTCTACACCTGTTCTGTCGATGGAACCATCCGAAAGCTGActcctctcttcacagatgtaGCGGTGAAGTTTGATCATACCTTAATTAAACTGCCAGAGTCAATCGGCACAGTGAGACTTCATGGGATATGCCTCAGCCCTAATAATGCATACCTCGCTCTTGTGACAGCAGAAGGCATAAATAATGGCCTCCACCCAGCCAGCCGCACGTACCAGGTGCAGTTTATCACATTAACAACTCCAGAAGAAGCAGCTTCTAAAATGTTAGAATCTTCCATCCACAATTTATTCAAACAGGTGGACTTACTTGACCTCGTACGCTGGCGGGTGTTGACAGAAAAACGTATTCCTCCAGAGCTTGATGAAGCTCTCGACCATAAACTCCAGACAAATCCGTCTAACTACTTATGGCGGTTAAGACTTTTTCTCTTGAAGGTTTTATTTCAGACTCTACAGAAGACACCCTCTGAATCGCTTTGGAAACCAATTCAGCATGAGTCAAAGATTCTGCTTTGTGACAACCCCGCATTGTTAGGCGAGGACAGCCGACAGCCAGATGAGGCAGAGACAAGTACAAAAGGTAGTCAGCCAAGCAGAGAGGTTAGGAGTCAAGCAGAGGACTTGACAGTTGACCCAAAAGAAGGCAATGATGAAGACCAGATTCGGGAGAGGGTTGCAAGGAAATTGATTGCAATTCAGACGAACATTGAAGTTGTAGAACTCCACCTGACACGTGAACACATGAAGCGAGTTCTGGGTGAAGTGTATcttcacacctggattactgaGAATACCAGTGTCCCAACCAGAGGCATTTGTGACTTCTTGACGTCTGACTCCAGCTATGATGATAGGACGGCCAAG AATGAGAGAGAATGA